Proteins encoded by one window of Haliotis asinina isolate JCU_RB_2024 chromosome 6, JCU_Hal_asi_v2, whole genome shotgun sequence:
- the LOC137286590 gene encoding uncharacterized protein, producing MGASESAPEDPSVVPPPVVELDAELKKWAWRQYSLTASDSLTKKDLEFKIIWDSVHFETRDVSYRDKQGPSPSQTTMVFKCDYTNNTKETQEHNFTTQRTTEATSTTALMNGFTRGVKNGITIPVPPEVTNVTSGFGNAVDVETENKNSVKHSMTWTANSIIRVPAMSRTVATLQVNQETFNCSFTAIVVFRGRVKIRISNMKTGAFLMTVENVIGQIVKDVFEENGYAYDSSDTSSVNTDGRMVFWPVSGTLGFKYGVSQKVEVCHVGSHRK from the coding sequence ATGGGAGCATCGGAATCCGCCCCAGAAGACCCGTCAGTGGTGCCACCTCCAGTTGTAGAGCTGGACGCTGAGCTGAAGAAGTGGGCTTGGAGACAATACTCACTCACGGCCAGTGACTCACTTACCAAAAAAGACCTTGAGTTCAAGATCATCTGGGACAGCGTCCACTTCGAAACGAGGGATGTCTCTTATAGGGATAAACAGGGTCCTTCACCATCGCAGACGACGATGGTGTTCAAGTGCGACTACACCAACAACACCAAGGAAACGCAGGAACACAACTTCACCACACAGCGGACCACAGAGGCAACCTCCACGACCGCCTTGATGAACGGTTTCACCAGAGGCGTGAAGAATGGCATCACTATTCCCGTTCCACCGGAAGTCACAAATGTCACTTCCGGTTTTGGAAACGCCGTTGACGTGGAAACTGAGAACAAAAATTCGGTAAAACACTCTATGACGTGGACCGCCAATTCTATCATACGAGTACCCGCAATGTCTCGAACAGTTGCCACTCTACAAGTCAACCAGGAAACCTTCAACTGCTCATTTACTGCAATCGTAGTCTTCAGAGGTCGTGTCAAGATCAGAATCAGCAACATGAAAACCGGGGCCTTCTTGATGACCGTTGAGAATGTGATTGGACAAATTGTTAAGGATGTGTTTGAGGAAAATGGCTATGCTTACGATAGCAGCGACACATCCAGCGTCAACACAGATGGCAGAATGGTGTTTTGGCCTGTCAGCGGCACTCTCGGTTTCAAGTATGGCGTTTCACAGAAGGTGGAAGTTTGCCACGTTGGTAGTCACAGAAAATAA
- the LOC137286591 gene encoding uncharacterized protein — translation MGMTDLDLVIREWAEQQARAVGNNYRASQKIQMEIDWSKVRQSTASTSFTSSNHLQSHVPRSQVVFTSNYDNNTDEVQDHTFQMDRSTEATVKTFVTKGFSKNGNVGITIDVPPSVSELTGGFGSDIVVASEDENTVKHTVSWGLNSTVKAQPKKRTVAELRITETGYNCTFEAEVHIRGRVIVRVSNGVSTQVIEGDIATILGDVLHEAAARNDGLMSIQGRKVTWKVMGGLRFRFGVSQDVSVRSTNLPRQ, via the coding sequence ATGGGGATGACTGACTTGGATCTTGTTATCAGAGAGTGGGCTGAGCAACAGGCTCGAGCAGTTGGCAACAATTATCGTGCCTCTCAAAAGATCCAAATGGAGATAGACTGGAGCAAGGTGAGGCAGTCCACTGCCAGTACCAGCTTTACAAGCTCCAACCATCTTCAGTCGCATGTTCCTAGATCTCAGGTAGTCTTCACCTCCAACTACGACAACAACACCGACGAAGTGCAGGACCACACGTTCCAGATGGACCGATCTACGGAAGCCACGGTCAAGACGTTCGTTACAAAGGGCTTCTCCAAGAACGGGAACGTTGGTATTACTATTGATGTGCCTCCGTCAGTGTCTGAGCTGACGGGCGGCTTTGGGAGCGACATCGTGGTGGCCAGTGAAGATGAGAACACGGTGAAGCATACCGTCTCGTGGGGGTTGAACTCCACAGTAAAAGCTCAGCCCAAGAAGAGGACAGTTGCTGAACTGAGGATCACCGAGACTGGCTATAACTGTACCTTTGAGGCAGAGGTTCACATCCGCGGTCGCGTCATCGTCAGGGTCAGCAATGGCGTCTCCACTCAGGTGATTGAGGGCGACATTGCAACGATACTGGGTGATGTCCTCCACGAAGCTGCCGCACGCAACGATGGCCTGATGTCTATTCAGGGCAGGAAAGTCACCTGGAAGGTGATGGGTGGACTTCGCTTCCGGTTTGGGGTGTCCCAGGACGTCAGCGTGAGGAGCACAAACCTGCCACGTCAATAG